In one window of Miscanthus floridulus cultivar M001 chromosome 12, ASM1932011v1, whole genome shotgun sequence DNA:
- the LOC136497460 gene encoding 5-amino-6-(5-phospho-D-ribitylamino)uracil phosphatase, chloroplastic-like isoform X2 encodes MTVKRAHLKPHATDIKRNPQVHELYKLVYRLPENLSWLLAPPEVPKRPTSKKKKQKDEIVTGNSFGVILEWEGVVVDGDDPDLEPRVWYVLSLEEGKSFPPDALLKKIEGMRTDQAISEVLCWSEDPAEIQRLAAHKEVIYQTLRGGYYQLRPGVLDFLNTLVGFDIPIAIATPHSRKSLEQGIKTVGLQGYFDAIIALEDFCLGKPDGEMFEVAADQLGLEPDVCVVFGNSNLTTESAHNAGMRCVAVAGRHPAYELQAANHVVRWLDQLSIVDLQRLANGEVIGRRGRESDMDMEIVIEE; translated from the coding sequence ATGACGGTAAAGAGGGCACATTTGAAGCCACATGCCACAGACATCAAGAGGAACCCCCAGGTACATGAGCTTTACAAATTGGTTTATAGACTTCCGGAGAACCTTAGCTGGCTGTTGGCACCACCAGAAGTTCCTAAAAGACCTACCTcaaagaagaaaaaacaaaaggatGAAATAGTGACTGGTAACAGCTTTGGTGTGATCTTGGAGTGGGAGGGAGTTGTTGTGGACGGTGATGATCCTGACTTGGAGCCCCGGGTTTGGTATGTTCTATCACTTGAAGAGGGAAAGTCTTTCCCTCCAGATGCATTGCTGAAGAAAATTGAGGGAATGAGAACTGACCAGGCTATTTCAGAAGTCTTATGTTGGTCAGAAGATCCAGCAGAAATTCAAAGGTTGGCAGCACACAAGGAGGTAATATATCAAACACTCAGAGGCGGATACTACCAGCTGCGACCAGGTGTGCTTGATTTCTTGAACACCCTTGTGGGTTTTGACATTCCAATAGCAATTGCAACACCTCACTCAAGGAAGAGCCTTGAACAAGGGATTAAAACTGTTGGTCTGCAAGGCTACTTTGATGCTATAATTGCATTGGAGGACTTCTGCCTAGGGAAACCTGATGGTGAGATGTTTGAGGTCGCAGCGGACCAACTTGGTCTGGAGCCAGATGTTTGTGTTGTGTTTGGTAACTCAAACTTGACGACAGAATCTGCACATAACGCTGGGATGAGATGTGTGGCAGTTGCAGGCCGACACCCTGCCTATGAGCTCCAAGCAGCAAACCATGTTGTGAGATGGCTTGACCAACTCTCTATTGTTGACTTGCAGAGGCTTGCTAATGGTGAGGTTATTGGTCGCAGGGGTAGAGAATCTGACATGGATATGGAGATTGTGATCGAGGAATGA
- the LOC136497460 gene encoding 5-amino-6-(5-phospho-D-ribitylamino)uracil phosphatase, chloroplastic-like isoform X1: protein MISFNILFGSSLQPSLKFYRKCLTNNPYFALTMHSITNPLGTAMTVKRAHLKPHATDIKRNPQVHELYKLVYRLPENLSWLLAPPEVPKRPTSKKKKQKDEIVTGNSFGVILEWEGVVVDGDDPDLEPRVWYVLSLEEGKSFPPDALLKKIEGMRTDQAISEVLCWSEDPAEIQRLAAHKEVIYQTLRGGYYQLRPGVLDFLNTLVGFDIPIAIATPHSRKSLEQGIKTVGLQGYFDAIIALEDFCLGKPDGEMFEVAADQLGLEPDVCVVFGNSNLTTESAHNAGMRCVAVAGRHPAYELQAANHVVRWLDQLSIVDLQRLANGEVIGRRGRESDMDMEIVIEE from the coding sequence ATGATCTCTTTTAACATTTTATTTGGGAGCTCTCTGCAGCCTTCTCtcaagttttacagaaaatgcCTGACAAATAACCCATATTTTGCACTGACCATGCATTCAATTACAAATCCCTTGGGTACAGCTATGACGGTAAAGAGGGCACATTTGAAGCCACATGCCACAGACATCAAGAGGAACCCCCAGGTACATGAGCTTTACAAATTGGTTTATAGACTTCCGGAGAACCTTAGCTGGCTGTTGGCACCACCAGAAGTTCCTAAAAGACCTACCTcaaagaagaaaaaacaaaaggatGAAATAGTGACTGGTAACAGCTTTGGTGTGATCTTGGAGTGGGAGGGAGTTGTTGTGGACGGTGATGATCCTGACTTGGAGCCCCGGGTTTGGTATGTTCTATCACTTGAAGAGGGAAAGTCTTTCCCTCCAGATGCATTGCTGAAGAAAATTGAGGGAATGAGAACTGACCAGGCTATTTCAGAAGTCTTATGTTGGTCAGAAGATCCAGCAGAAATTCAAAGGTTGGCAGCACACAAGGAGGTAATATATCAAACACTCAGAGGCGGATACTACCAGCTGCGACCAGGTGTGCTTGATTTCTTGAACACCCTTGTGGGTTTTGACATTCCAATAGCAATTGCAACACCTCACTCAAGGAAGAGCCTTGAACAAGGGATTAAAACTGTTGGTCTGCAAGGCTACTTTGATGCTATAATTGCATTGGAGGACTTCTGCCTAGGGAAACCTGATGGTGAGATGTTTGAGGTCGCAGCGGACCAACTTGGTCTGGAGCCAGATGTTTGTGTTGTGTTTGGTAACTCAAACTTGACGACAGAATCTGCACATAACGCTGGGATGAGATGTGTGGCAGTTGCAGGCCGACACCCTGCCTATGAGCTCCAAGCAGCAAACCATGTTGTGAGATGGCTTGACCAACTCTCTATTGTTGACTTGCAGAGGCTTGCTAATGGTGAGGTTATTGGTCGCAGGGGTAGAGAATCTGACATGGATATGGAGATTGTGATCGAGGAATGA